A region of Piscinibacter gummiphilus DNA encodes the following proteins:
- the acs gene encoding acetate--CoA ligase produces the protein MSDATTALYPAPDSVSKGAFVSGMPAYEKLVAEAEADYAGYWARLAREFVEWKTPFTKTLDESQAPFFKWFEDGTLNVSHNCLDRQVAAGLGDKVAIIFETDDGKVSRHTYSDLLARTAKLANALRAQGVKKGDRVVIYMPMSIEGIVSMQACARIGATHSVVFGGFSAQSLRDRIQDAGAVLVLTADEQQRGGKQLPLKAIVDEALSLGGCESVKNVIVYKRTGGNIAWHEGRDLWLHDVTEKQPDTAEPEWVSAEHPLFLLYTSGSTGKPKGVQHSSGGYLLHAAVTTKWTFDLHPDDIFWCTADIGWVTGHTYIAYGPLALGGTQVVFEGIPTFPDAGRFWKMIQDHKVSIFYTAPTAIRSLIKAAEGNEAVHPKRYDLTSLRILGSVGEPINPAAWEWYHQHIGGGRCPIVDTFWQTETGGHVITPLPGATPLVPGSCTLPFPGIQAAVVDETGKDVPWGQGGILVIKKPWPSMIRTIYGDPERFKKSYYPEDFKGKYYLAGDGAIRDAKTGYFTITGRIDDVLNVSGHRMGTMEIESALVAHTDLVAEAAVVGRPDDTTGEAICAFVVLKRPRPTGDEAKAIAKELRDWVGKEIGPIAKPKDIRFGDNLPKTRSGKIMRRLLRSVAKGEAVTQDTSTLENPAILDQLGQAY, from the coding sequence ATGAGCGACGCCACGACTGCCCTGTATCCCGCCCCCGATTCCGTCTCGAAGGGGGCGTTCGTCTCCGGCATGCCGGCGTACGAGAAGCTGGTCGCGGAGGCCGAAGCCGACTACGCGGGCTACTGGGCGCGACTCGCCCGCGAATTCGTCGAATGGAAGACGCCGTTCACGAAGACGCTCGACGAGAGCCAGGCCCCGTTCTTCAAGTGGTTCGAGGACGGCACGCTGAACGTCTCGCACAACTGCCTCGACCGCCAGGTGGCGGCGGGCCTCGGCGACAAGGTCGCCATCATCTTCGAGACCGACGACGGCAAGGTCTCGCGCCATACCTACAGCGACCTGCTCGCGCGCACCGCGAAGCTCGCGAACGCGCTGCGTGCGCAGGGCGTGAAGAAGGGCGACCGTGTCGTCATCTACATGCCGATGTCCATCGAGGGCATCGTCTCGATGCAGGCCTGCGCGCGCATCGGCGCCACGCACTCCGTGGTGTTCGGCGGCTTCTCGGCCCAGAGCCTGCGCGACCGCATCCAGGATGCCGGCGCCGTGCTCGTGCTCACCGCCGACGAGCAGCAGCGCGGCGGCAAGCAGCTGCCGCTGAAGGCCATCGTCGACGAGGCGCTCTCGCTCGGCGGCTGCGAGTCCGTGAAGAACGTGATCGTCTACAAGCGCACCGGCGGCAACATCGCCTGGCACGAGGGCCGCGACCTGTGGCTGCACGACGTCACCGAGAAGCAGCCCGACACCGCCGAGCCCGAATGGGTGAGCGCGGAACACCCGCTGTTCCTGCTCTACACGTCGGGCTCCACCGGCAAGCCGAAGGGGGTGCAGCATTCGAGCGGCGGCTACCTGCTGCACGCGGCGGTCACCACGAAGTGGACCTTCGACCTGCACCCGGACGACATCTTCTGGTGCACCGCCGACATCGGCTGGGTCACCGGCCACACCTACATCGCGTACGGCCCGCTCGCGCTCGGCGGCACGCAGGTGGTGTTCGAGGGCATCCCCACGTTCCCGGACGCCGGCCGCTTCTGGAAGATGATCCAGGACCACAAGGTCAGCATCTTCTACACCGCGCCCACGGCCATCCGCTCGCTGATCAAGGCGGCCGAGGGCAACGAGGCCGTGCACCCGAAGCGCTACGACCTCACGAGCCTGCGCATCCTCGGTTCGGTGGGCGAGCCCATCAACCCGGCCGCGTGGGAGTGGTACCACCAGCACATCGGTGGCGGCCGCTGCCCCATCGTCGACACCTTCTGGCAGACCGAGACCGGCGGCCACGTGATCACGCCGCTGCCGGGCGCCACGCCGCTCGTGCCGGGCTCGTGCACGCTGCCGTTCCCGGGCATCCAGGCGGCGGTGGTGGACGAGACGGGCAAGGACGTGCCATGGGGGCAGGGCGGCATCCTCGTGATCAAGAAGCCGTGGCCGTCGATGATCCGCACCATCTACGGCGATCCCGAGCGCTTCAAGAAGAGCTACTACCCGGAAGACTTCAAGGGCAAGTACTACCTCGCGGGCGACGGCGCCATCCGTGACGCCAAGACCGGCTACTTCACCATCACGGGCCGCATCGACGACGTGCTGAACGTCTCGGGACACCGCATGGGCACGATGGAGATCGAGTCGGCGCTCGTCGCGCACACCGACCTCGTGGCCGAGGCCGCGGTGGTGGGGCGCCCCGACGACACCACGGGCGAGGCCATCTGCGCGTTCGTCGTGCTCAAGCGCCCGCGTCCCACGGGCGACGAGGCCAAGGCCATCGCGAAGGAGCTGCGCGACTGGGTGGGCAAGGAGATCGGCCCCATCGCGAAGCCGAAGGACATCCGCTTCGGCGACAACCTGCCGAAGACCCGCTCGGGCAAGATCATGCGGCGCCTGCTGCGGTCGGTGGCCAAGGGCGAGGCGGTGACGCAGGACACCAGCACGCTCGAGAACCCGGCCATCCTGGACCAGCTGGGCCAGGCCTACTGA
- a CDS encoding c-type cytochrome, with translation MKSSAVSLAISMAAVAGACLSTPALASPELAQKKNCMSCHTVQKKVVGPAFKDIAAKYAGQKDAVDKLTQKVLKGGSGAWGAVFMPAMKDANPPVSEAEARQLVTWIMTTK, from the coding sequence ATGAAGTCATCCGCTGTTTCTCTGGCGATCTCGATGGCCGCGGTGGCCGGTGCCTGCCTGAGCACGCCCGCGCTGGCCAGCCCGGAGCTGGCCCAGAAGAAAAACTGCATGAGCTGCCACACCGTGCAGAAGAAGGTCGTGGGCCCCGCGTTCAAGGACATCGCCGCCAAGTACGCCGGCCAGAAGGACGCCGTCGACAAGCTGACCCAGAAGGTGCTCAAGGGGGGCTCCGGCGCCTGGGGCGCGGTGTTCATGCCCGCGATGAAGGACGCCAACCCGCCGGTCAGCGAGGCCGAGGCGCGCCAGCTCGTCACCTGGATCATGACCACGAAGTGA
- a CDS encoding TIGR04438 family Trp-rich protein, translated as MYFVLIGVLLLVMKVAEFGAVANWPWWGVLLPFGAAVLWWMWADWSGFTKRREMDKMDERVKKRREENLASLGMDARGRRGKRR; from the coding sequence ATGTATTTCGTTCTGATCGGTGTGCTGCTGCTCGTGATGAAAGTCGCGGAATTCGGTGCCGTGGCCAACTGGCCGTGGTGGGGCGTCCTGCTGCCGTTCGGCGCCGCGGTGCTCTGGTGGATGTGGGCCGACTGGAGCGGCTTCACGAAGCGCCGCGAGATGGACAAGATGGACGAGCGCGTGAAGAAGCGCCGCGAGGAGAACCTCGCCTCGCTCGGCATGGACGCCCGCGGGCGCCGCGGCAAGCGCCGCTGA
- the ilvD gene encoding dihydroxy-acid dehydratase: MSEINRRSKNITEGVARAPNRSMYYALGYQEGDFKKPMVGVANGHSTITPCNAGLQRLADAAVAGIEAAGGNAQIFGTPTISDGMAMGTEGMKYSLVSREVISDCIETCVGGQWMDGVVVIGGCDKNMPGGMMGMLRANVPAIYIYGGTILPGHHKGKDLNIVSVFEAVGQFSAGNMSEEDFCAIERKAIPGNGSCGGMYTANTMSSSFEALGMSLPYSSTMANPHDEIVANAKEAARVLVEAVRLDLKPRDIVTRKSIENAVAVIMATGGSTNAVLHFLAIAHAAEVEWTIDDFERVRRRTPVLCNLKPSGDYLAVDLHKAGGIPQVMKMLLKAGLLHGDCITITGKTVAENLAGIPDAPRADQNVILPIDKPMYAQGHLAILKGNLSPDGCVAKITGLKNPAITGPARVFDDEQSALAAIMAQQIKAGDVMVLRYLGPQGGPGMPEMLAPTGALIGQGLGESVGLITDGRFSGGTWGMVVGHVTPEAYAGGNIALVQEGDSITIDATTLTLELNVPADELARRRALWKAPKPRYTRGVLAKFAKNASGASTGAVLDRF, from the coding sequence ATGAGCGAGATCAACCGCCGTTCGAAGAACATCACCGAGGGCGTGGCGCGTGCGCCGAACCGCTCGATGTACTACGCCCTCGGCTACCAGGAAGGCGACTTCAAGAAACCGATGGTCGGGGTCGCCAACGGGCACTCCACCATCACGCCCTGCAACGCCGGCCTGCAGCGCCTGGCCGATGCGGCAGTGGCCGGCATCGAGGCGGCGGGCGGCAACGCCCAGATCTTCGGCACCCCCACCATCAGCGACGGCATGGCGATGGGCACCGAGGGCATGAAGTACAGCCTGGTGTCCCGCGAGGTCATCTCCGACTGCATCGAGACCTGCGTCGGCGGCCAGTGGATGGACGGCGTCGTGGTCATCGGCGGCTGCGACAAGAACATGCCCGGCGGCATGATGGGCATGCTGCGCGCGAACGTGCCGGCCATCTACATCTACGGCGGCACCATCCTGCCCGGCCACCACAAGGGCAAGGACCTCAACATCGTCAGCGTCTTCGAGGCCGTGGGCCAGTTCAGCGCCGGCAACATGAGCGAGGAGGATTTCTGCGCCATCGAGCGCAAGGCCATCCCCGGCAACGGCTCGTGTGGCGGCATGTACACCGCCAACACCATGAGCTCGTCGTTCGAGGCGCTGGGCATGTCCCTCCCCTACTCCAGCACGATGGCCAACCCGCACGACGAGATCGTCGCGAACGCGAAGGAGGCCGCGCGCGTGCTCGTGGAGGCCGTGCGCCTCGACCTGAAGCCGCGCGACATCGTCACGCGCAAGTCGATCGAGAACGCCGTCGCGGTCATCATGGCCACGGGCGGCTCCACCAACGCCGTGCTGCACTTCCTCGCCATCGCCCACGCGGCCGAGGTCGAGTGGACCATCGACGACTTCGAACGCGTGCGCCGCCGCACCCCGGTCCTGTGCAACCTGAAGCCCTCGGGCGACTACCTCGCGGTGGACCTGCACAAGGCCGGCGGCATCCCGCAGGTCATGAAGATGCTGCTGAAGGCCGGCCTGCTGCACGGGGACTGCATCACCATCACCGGCAAGACAGTCGCCGAAAACCTCGCCGGCATTCCGGATGCCCCGCGCGCCGACCAGAACGTGATCCTGCCCATCGACAAGCCCATGTACGCGCAGGGCCACCTGGCGATCCTGAAGGGCAACCTCTCGCCCGATGGCTGCGTGGCCAAGATCACGGGCCTGAAGAACCCGGCCATCACCGGCCCGGCCCGCGTGTTCGACGACGAGCAGTCGGCGCTCGCGGCCATCATGGCGCAGCAGATCAAGGCGGGCGACGTGATGGTGCTGCGCTACCTCGGCCCGCAGGGCGGCCCGGGCATGCCGGAGATGCTCGCCCCCACCGGCGCACTGATCGGCCAGGGCCTCGGCGAGTCGGTGGGCCTGATCACCGACGGCCGCTTCTCGGGCGGCACCTGGGGCATGGTCGTGGGCCACGTGACGCCCGAAGCCTATGCCGGGGGCAACATCGCTCTGGTGCAGGAAGGCGACTCAATCACGATCGACGCCACCACCCTCACCCTCGAGCTCAACGTGCCGGCCGACGAACTCGCGCGCCGCCGTGCGCTGTGGAAGGCCCCGAAACCGCGCTACACCCGCGGCGTGCTGGCCAAGTTCGCGAAGAACGCATCGGGCGCCAGCACCGGCGCCGTGCTCGACCGGTTCTGA
- the lgt gene encoding prolipoprotein diacylglyceryl transferase has protein sequence MLVHPEIDPVALKLGPVAIHWYGLTYLVAFGLFLWLASLRVKQPQFASKGWTRRDVEDLLFYGVLGVVIGGRLGYVLFYKASYYASHFTEIFAVWKGGMSFHGGLIGVITAMAVFALTRKRPVLEVWDLIAPCVPTGLASGRIGNFINGELVGRPAPESLPWAMVFPRVDSVARHPSQIYQFLLEGLLLFVLLWWYASKPRQRGQVSGAFLVGYGICRFVAEYFRQPDDFLGLLQLGLSMGQWLCVPMILAGAVMWAWASRPQVQGAAA, from the coding sequence ATGCTCGTTCACCCCGAAATCGATCCTGTCGCCTTGAAACTCGGCCCCGTGGCCATCCACTGGTACGGGCTGACCTACCTCGTGGCCTTCGGGCTGTTCCTCTGGCTGGCGTCGCTGCGCGTGAAGCAGCCGCAGTTCGCGTCGAAGGGCTGGACCCGCCGCGACGTGGAGGACCTGCTGTTCTACGGCGTGCTCGGGGTCGTGATCGGCGGGCGGCTCGGCTACGTGCTCTTCTACAAGGCGAGCTACTACGCCAGCCACTTCACCGAGATCTTCGCGGTGTGGAAGGGCGGCATGTCCTTCCATGGCGGGTTGATCGGCGTGATCACCGCGATGGCCGTCTTCGCGCTCACGCGCAAGCGCCCGGTGCTCGAGGTGTGGGATCTGATCGCGCCGTGCGTGCCCACCGGCCTCGCGTCGGGCCGCATCGGCAACTTCATCAATGGCGAGCTGGTGGGCCGTCCCGCGCCCGAGTCGCTGCCGTGGGCGATGGTGTTCCCGCGCGTCGACAGCGTCGCGCGCCACCCGTCCCAGATCTACCAGTTCCTGCTCGAGGGCCTGCTGCTGTTCGTGCTGCTGTGGTGGTATGCCAGCAAGCCGCGCCAGCGCGGCCAGGTGTCGGGCGCGTTCCTCGTGGGCTACGGCATCTGCCGCTTCGTCGCCGAATACTTCCGTCAGCCGGACGACTTCCTCGGGCTGCTCCAGCTCGGCCTGAGCATGGGCCAGTGGCTGTGCGTGCCGATGATCCTCGCGGGCGCCGTGATGTGGGCCTGGGCCAGCCGCCCGCAGGTGCAGGGAGCCGCGGCATGA
- the dnaQ gene encoding DNA polymerase III subunit epsilon, translating into MRQIFLDTETTGLSPESGDRIIEIGCVEMVNRRLTGENLHFYLNPERKNHEDAVKIHGLTDEFLADKPLFSAVSDELMAYLSGAEIIIHNAGFDVGFLNAELARLGLPKFPEHVANITDSLTMAREMFPGKSNSLDALCKRLEVDNTNRTLHGALLDAGLLAEVYIRMTRGQDSLVIDAGDAAGPGEVVVAAVDLTQFTLPVVLATESETEAHEGVLKDLDKSSNGKTKWHLLVA; encoded by the coding sequence ATGAGGCAGATCTTCCTCGACACCGAAACCACGGGCCTGAGCCCCGAGTCCGGCGACCGCATCATCGAGATCGGGTGCGTGGAGATGGTCAACCGCCGGCTCACCGGCGAGAACCTCCACTTCTACCTGAACCCCGAGCGCAAGAACCACGAGGACGCCGTCAAGATCCACGGCCTGACCGACGAGTTCCTCGCCGACAAGCCGCTGTTCTCGGCCGTCTCGGACGAGCTCATGGCGTACCTCTCCGGCGCCGAGATCATCATCCACAACGCCGGGTTCGACGTGGGCTTCCTGAACGCCGAACTGGCGCGCCTGGGCCTGCCCAAGTTCCCCGAGCACGTGGCGAACATCACCGACAGCCTGACCATGGCGCGCGAGATGTTCCCGGGCAAGTCGAACTCGCTCGATGCGCTGTGCAAGCGCCTCGAGGTCGACAACACGAACCGCACGCTGCACGGCGCCTTGCTCGACGCGGGGCTGCTGGCCGAGGTCTACATCCGCATGACCCGCGGGCAGGACTCGCTCGTCATCGATGCGGGCGATGCGGCAGGGCCGGGCGAGGTGGTCGTCGCCGCCGTCGACCTCACGCAGTTCACGCTGCCGGTGGTGCTCGCCACCGAGTCCGAGACCGAGGCACACGAGGGCGTGCTGAAAGATCTCGATAAAAGTTCAAACGGGAAGACAAAGTGGCATTTGCTTGTGGCATAA
- a CDS encoding alpha/beta fold hydrolase, translating to MSDPSDLARRHLLIGSAGAAASLVLPAVADAATKTPSKPAHPAHGAPTMSNYFTTPDGTQLYFKDWGAGQPIVFSHGWPLSSDSWESQMLFLASKGYRVIAHDRRGHGRSSQPWNGNEMNTYADDLAGLLNHLDVKNAVLVGFSTGGGEVARYIGRHGTKRVAKAVLVSSVPPLMLKTAANPGGLPIEVFDGIRAGSIADRSQLYLDIAGGPFFGFNRPGAKRSQGMVDSFWMQGMQGGHKNTYDCIKAFSETDFTEDLKKFDVPTLVIHGDDDQVVPIDAAGRSSAKLVKGAKLIVYAGGPHGITDTHKERLNEDLLAFIKA from the coding sequence ATGTCCGACCCGTCCGACCTCGCGCGCCGCCATCTGTTGATCGGCAGTGCCGGCGCGGCCGCCTCGCTCGTCCTTCCCGCGGTGGCCGATGCCGCGACCAAGACCCCCTCCAAACCCGCCCACCCCGCTCACGGAGCCCCCACCATGTCCAACTATTTCACCACCCCCGACGGCACGCAGCTCTACTTCAAGGACTGGGGTGCCGGCCAGCCCATCGTCTTCAGCCACGGCTGGCCGCTGTCGTCGGACAGCTGGGAATCGCAGATGCTGTTCCTCGCGTCGAAGGGCTACCGCGTGATCGCCCATGACCGCCGCGGCCATGGCCGCTCGAGCCAGCCGTGGAACGGCAACGAGATGAACACGTACGCGGACGACCTCGCGGGCCTGCTGAACCACCTCGACGTCAAGAACGCCGTGCTCGTGGGCTTCTCGACGGGGGGCGGTGAAGTGGCGCGCTACATCGGCCGCCACGGCACCAAGCGCGTGGCCAAGGCCGTGCTCGTGAGCTCGGTGCCGCCGCTGATGCTCAAGACCGCCGCGAACCCGGGCGGCCTGCCGATCGAGGTGTTCGACGGCATCCGCGCCGGTTCCATCGCCGACCGCTCGCAGCTGTACCTCGACATCGCCGGCGGCCCGTTCTTCGGCTTCAACCGTCCGGGCGCGAAGCGCTCGCAGGGCATGGTGGATTCGTTCTGGATGCAGGGCATGCAGGGCGGCCACAAGAACACGTACGACTGCATCAAGGCCTTCTCGGAGACGGACTTCACCGAAGACCTGAAGAAGTTCGACGTGCCCACGCTGGTGATCCACGGCGACGACGACCAGGTGGTGCCCATCGACGCGGCCGGCCGTTCGTCGGCCAAGCTCGTGAAGGGCGCGAAGCTGATCGTCTACGCAGGCGGTCCCCACGGCATCACCGACACCCACAAGGAACGCCTGAACGAGGACCTGCTCGCCTTCATCAAGGCCTGA
- a CDS encoding carbohydrate porin: protein MKKKRLIIALGLAGIGTAAMAAPPVEFSGYMRAGVGVNARGGTQVCFGLPGADTKWRLGNECDYVIEPSFNSKIAEYEGSDWHVHFMPSAYRAWGDNEFNVPAGKRGDELVTRFGQVYTYGNNISVLGNGKLWAGRRFYNRLQLGINDQFVENNDGDGAGLEDINLGFGKLSLALMMNPSNASNDNRLTIPLRLTNIKTNPNGELAVYVTGQDNVQTENQLTGVDPAEVAKRGTIGVYHSQNGVLGGNLWLGAKFEKQADQKIWRIIGQEQTQYGKTAIDFITEYRNKSADNNLGDKWFSIGARTDTYISGPFRFLAELGHDQIKPDVGDTRRLTKLTLAGAVSAGNTAGSRPTIRLFVTQGWWNEAARLAMVADKSRTAEVYGDKKSGTSIGIQGEAWW from the coding sequence GTGAAAAAGAAGCGTCTGATCATTGCCCTGGGGCTGGCCGGCATCGGCACCGCCGCGATGGCCGCCCCGCCGGTCGAGTTCTCCGGCTACATGCGCGCCGGCGTGGGCGTGAACGCCCGTGGCGGCACGCAAGTCTGCTTCGGCCTGCCCGGAGCCGACACGAAATGGCGTCTGGGCAACGAATGCGACTACGTGATCGAGCCGAGCTTCAACTCGAAGATCGCCGAGTACGAAGGTTCGGACTGGCACGTGCACTTCATGCCCAGCGCGTACCGCGCCTGGGGCGACAACGAGTTCAACGTGCCCGCCGGCAAGCGCGGTGACGAACTCGTGACCCGCTTCGGCCAGGTCTACACCTACGGCAACAACATCTCGGTGCTGGGCAACGGCAAGCTGTGGGCCGGCCGCCGGTTCTACAACCGCCTGCAACTGGGCATCAACGACCAGTTCGTCGAGAACAACGACGGTGACGGCGCGGGCCTGGAAGACATCAACCTGGGCTTCGGCAAGCTGAGCCTGGCGCTGATGATGAACCCGAGCAACGCCTCGAACGACAACCGCCTGACGATCCCGCTGCGTCTGACGAACATCAAGACGAACCCGAACGGGGAACTCGCGGTGTACGTGACCGGCCAGGACAACGTCCAGACCGAGAACCAGCTGACGGGCGTGGACCCGGCCGAAGTCGCCAAGCGCGGCACGATCGGCGTGTACCACTCGCAGAACGGCGTGCTGGGCGGCAACCTGTGGCTGGGCGCGAAGTTCGAGAAGCAGGCCGACCAGAAGATCTGGCGCATCATCGGCCAGGAGCAGACGCAGTACGGCAAGACCGCGATCGACTTCATCACCGAGTACCGCAACAAGAGCGCGGACAACAACCTGGGTGACAAGTGGTTCTCGATCGGTGCGCGCACGGACACGTACATCTCGGGTCCGTTCCGCTTCCTGGCCGAGCTGGGCCACGACCAGATCAAGCCGGACGTGGGCGACACCCGCCGCCTGACGAAGCTGACGCTGGCCGGTGCGGTGTCGGCAGGCAACACGGCGGGCTCGCGCCCGACGATCCGCCTGTTCGTCACGCAAGGCTGGTGGAACGAAGCGGCCCGCCTGGCGATGGTGGCCGACAAGTCGCGCACCGCCGAGGTGTACGGCGACAAGAAGTCGGGCACGTCGATCGGCATCCAGGGCGAAGCCTGGTGGTGA
- a CDS encoding NTP/NDP exchange transporter, with protein MTSLTLRPAEATREELPALAWSFLYFFSLLAGYYVLRPIRDEMGLQLGPKALQELFTWVFVSMLVLVPVFGWLTRVVPRRQLLPWLYGFFMLNLLAFAWVFDAGGQQSPALARVFFVWVSVFNLFVISVFWSFMADLFDTGQAKRFYGFISAGGTLGALVGPTLTATLVEWIGPQWLLRVSAGFLGLAVVAILRLRAWARATGAAGQAADPGEHEAMKGSIFSGLVDVVRSRYLLSLCVFLLGYTLLSTFLYFLSADAIPKAVTNSLERTKLLAQVDLAVNVLALVLQVVAFKGLITRLGTRFVLGLLPLVSVAGFVVLALAWPALWALVAFGVVRRAGEYALTKPARETLYNVLPPDQKYRAKNVIDTLVHRTGDTASAWIFGGLRGLSLTAPQIAWVSAVIAVGWWIVSQSLGRRAQALQAEAEARPVPKATTVPC; from the coding sequence ATGACCTCCCTGACCCTGCGGCCCGCCGAGGCCACCCGCGAAGAGCTGCCGGCGCTGGCCTGGTCGTTCCTCTACTTCTTCTCGCTGCTCGCGGGCTACTACGTCCTGCGCCCCATCCGCGACGAGATGGGCCTGCAGCTCGGCCCGAAGGCGCTCCAGGAACTGTTCACGTGGGTGTTCGTCTCGATGCTGGTGCTCGTGCCGGTGTTCGGGTGGCTCACGCGCGTGGTCCCGCGCCGCCAGCTGCTGCCGTGGCTCTACGGCTTCTTCATGCTGAACCTGCTGGCCTTCGCCTGGGTGTTCGACGCCGGTGGCCAGCAGAGCCCGGCGCTCGCCCGCGTGTTCTTCGTGTGGGTCTCGGTCTTCAACCTGTTCGTGATCTCCGTGTTCTGGAGCTTCATGGCCGACCTGTTCGACACGGGCCAGGCCAAGCGCTTCTATGGCTTCATCTCGGCCGGCGGCACGCTCGGCGCGCTGGTGGGGCCCACGCTGACGGCCACGCTGGTCGAATGGATCGGGCCGCAGTGGCTGCTGCGGGTGTCGGCCGGCTTCCTGGGCCTCGCGGTGGTCGCGATCCTGCGGCTGCGGGCCTGGGCGCGTGCCACCGGCGCCGCGGGACAGGCCGCCGACCCGGGCGAACACGAGGCGATGAAGGGCAGCATCTTCAGCGGCCTCGTCGACGTGGTGCGCTCGCGCTACCTGCTGAGCCTGTGCGTCTTCCTGCTCGGCTACACGCTGCTGTCGACCTTCCTCTACTTCCTGAGCGCCGACGCCATCCCGAAGGCGGTGACCAACAGCCTCGAGCGCACGAAACTGCTCGCCCAGGTGGACCTCGCGGTCAACGTGCTCGCGCTCGTGCTGCAGGTGGTCGCGTTCAAGGGACTCATCACGCGGCTCGGCACGCGTTTCGTGCTGGGGCTGCTGCCGCTGGTGTCCGTGGCGGGGTTCGTGGTGCTGGCGCTCGCATGGCCGGCGCTGTGGGCGCTGGTGGCGTTCGGGGTGGTGCGCCGCGCCGGGGAATACGCGCTGACGAAGCCGGCCCGCGAGACGCTCTACAACGTGCTGCCGCCCGACCAGAAGTACCGCGCGAAGAACGTGATCGACACGCTGGTGCACCGCACGGGCGACACGGCGTCCGCCTGGATCTTCGGTGGCCTGCGCGGCCTGAGCCTCACGGCGCCCCAGATCGCCTGGGTGTCGGCCGTGATCGCGGTGGGGTGGTGGATCGTGTCGCAGTCGCTCGGGCGGCGGGCCCAGGCGCTGCAGGCCGAGGCGGAGGCCCGGCCTGTTCCGAAGGCTACGACTGTTCCTTGTTGA
- the ribA gene encoding GTP cyclohydrolase II, with translation MSTLPSLVSCWLPTELGEFQLHGVADPSTGQEHAALTMGDVADGKPVLTRVHSECLTGDTLFSLKCDCGPQLQSAIEAIAAEGRGALIYLRQEGRGIGLVNKIRAYALQQAGADTVDANRLLGLPDDSRDYHMAHDMLAALGVASVKLMTNNPGKVDALRKLGTVVTERVELIVGQNPHNHGYLDTKARRMGHLISTPMNLHDLVNKEQS, from the coding sequence ATGAGCACCCTCCCGAGCCTGGTTTCGTGCTGGCTTCCCACCGAGCTGGGCGAATTCCAACTGCATGGCGTGGCCGACCCCTCCACCGGCCAGGAACACGCCGCGCTGACCATGGGCGACGTCGCTGACGGCAAGCCGGTACTGACCCGCGTGCACTCCGAATGTCTCACCGGCGACACCCTCTTCAGCCTCAAGTGCGACTGCGGCCCGCAGCTGCAGAGCGCCATCGAGGCCATCGCCGCGGAAGGCCGGGGCGCACTGATCTACCTGCGCCAGGAAGGCCGCGGCATCGGGCTCGTGAACAAGATCCGCGCGTACGCGCTGCAGCAGGCCGGCGCCGACACGGTCGATGCGAACCGCCTGCTGGGCCTGCCCGACGACTCCCGGGACTACCACATGGCCCACGACATGCTGGCCGCCCTGGGCGTGGCCAGCGTGAAGCTGATGACGAACAACCCGGGCAAGGTGGACGCGCTGCGCAAGCTCGGCACCGTGGTCACCGAACGGGTCGAACTGATCGTGGGGCAGAACCCCCACAACCACGGCTACCTCGACACCAAGGCGCGGCGCATGGGGCACCTCATCAGCACCCCGATGAACCTGCACGACCTCGTCAACAAGGAACAGTCGTAG
- a CDS encoding glutathione S-transferase family protein produces MFKLFTAPGTCALAVHIALEEAAAKHEIAWVDLRSNAQRSPDYLKLNPKGRVPALATPEGVLTETPALLAFIGQSFPDAHLVPASPYEFARLQSVTSYLCSTVHVAHAHRPRGIRWVEAADTEALEAMRRNVPRTMGECFEYIENELFAGPWLMGEQYTVADPYLFTIAGWLESDGVDPSRFPKVLGHTLRMKERPAVARVLAQLPA; encoded by the coding sequence ATGTTCAAGCTCTTCACCGCCCCCGGCACCTGCGCGCTGGCCGTCCACATCGCCCTCGAGGAGGCCGCAGCAAAGCACGAGATCGCCTGGGTGGACCTGAGAAGCAACGCCCAGCGTTCTCCCGACTACCTGAAGCTCAACCCGAAGGGCCGGGTGCCCGCGCTCGCCACGCCCGAGGGCGTGCTGACCGAGACCCCGGCGCTTCTCGCCTTCATCGGCCAGTCGTTCCCGGATGCGCACCTCGTGCCCGCGTCGCCATACGAGTTCGCGCGCCTGCAGTCGGTCACCAGCTACCTGTGCTCGACGGTGCACGTGGCCCACGCCCACCGTCCCCGCGGCATTCGCTGGGTGGAGGCGGCCGACACCGAGGCGCTGGAGGCGATGCGTCGCAACGTGCCGCGCACGATGGGTGAATGTTTCGAGTACATCGAGAACGAACTGTTCGCCGGCCCGTGGCTGATGGGCGAGCAGTACACCGTGGCCGACCCGTACCTGTTCACCATCGCCGGCTGGCTGGAGTCCGATGGGGTCGATCCGTCGCGGTTCCCGAAGGTGCTCGGCCACACGCTGCGCATGAAGGAGCGCCCGGCCGTGGCGCGGGTGCTGGCGCAACTGCCCGCGTGA